A window of Candidatus Hydrogenedentota bacterium genomic DNA:
TTGACAGCAACTGCATTCGGTGGTGGCACAAAGCAAAGAAGGGAGAGTGCGCAGTGTCAAAAAAAAGGGCAAACGCCAGAAAAGAAGACGAATCGGGGATGCCGGACCCCCAGGCGAACGGCGACAAGAACAAGGGACTTCCGCCGTTGCCGTCCTTGCTGTCCGAGCAACTGGGGCTCGAGGGGTGGACCCAATATGAGCCGGTGCTGCTCGCCGCTCTTGCGTCCGAGGAACCGCTGCTTCTCGTAGGTCCGCACGGTTCCGCGAAGAGCTTTCTGTTGGAACGGCTCGCGGGCGCACTCGGCCTCGAGTTCCGGTTCTACAACGCCAGCCTCATCAACTACGACGACCTCGTGGGGATTCCGATTCCCTCCGAAGACAGAGCCAAACTCCAATACATCAGCACGCCGTCCGCGATATGGGACGCGGAGGTCGTGTTCTTCGATGAGATCAATCGCACAAAACCCGAGCTGCAGAACAAGCTCTTCCCCATCGTGTACGACCGCCGCGTTCAGGGAGTACTGCTCGAGAAACTGCGTTTCCGCTGGGCCGCGATGAACCCGGCCCCGTCCGCGGAGGGCGAGAACGACGGCCTGGCGACCTATCTTGGCGCCGAGCCCCTTGACCCCGCGCTCGCGGACCGTTTCAGTTACCTGATCGAGGTTCCCGGCTGGGATAAGCTCACCGATAAACAGCGGCGGAGCATCCTGCGCGACCAGTACAAGGGCGCCCACGACTTCGCGATGGCGCCACAGGATCTGGTGAACGCCGTACGCGTACGCCTGAGCGAACTGCGGGAAGACCACTCGTCGCTCCTCGAGGACTACATCCTGGTCCTTCTGAGGCACCTGGCCGAAAAGTCCGTGCGTGTATCGACCCGGCGTGCAAGCACGATCCACCGGAATATCCTGGCTGTTCACGCGGCCCGGCAGGTGCTGTACCAGCAAGCGCACCCGGATTTCTCGGTGTATCGCATCGATTGGGCCACGTCCGCCATCACGGCGCTACGCTTCAGTCTCCCGCATATCGCGTTGGGAGAAGCGCCCGACGAGTTTGCGTTGCTTGCTGCTCACAAGCACGCGTGGAAGCTCGCAGACCTGGATGCCGAAAATGCCCTTCACGATCTGCTGTCAATCAGCGACCCCGTTGAGCGTTGCCTTCGGGCTTTCGAAATTTCAGACCGTCTTGGCCCTGCCCAACTCGGGGATATGGTCATCGAGGCCGTCGAAAAAGCCCCTGGCGAGGGTGAGCAGAAAGCGAATGCCCTGGCCTTCTACCTGGCCATGCGCCGCATACCAGATATCCCGTTGTACGTCTTCGAGGCGCTGGCCGGGCCCTTGGAAGCTTGGTTGAGCAGCATCGGAGAAGACGCCAAGCACCGATCCAGCACGGTGAGGATTCTCC
This region includes:
- a CDS encoding AAA family ATPase, encoding MSKKRANARKEDESGMPDPQANGDKNKGLPPLPSLLSEQLGLEGWTQYEPVLLAALASEEPLLLVGPHGSAKSFLLERLAGALGLEFRFYNASLINYDDLVGIPIPSEDRAKLQYISTPSAIWDAEVVFFDEINRTKPELQNKLFPIVYDRRVQGVLLEKLRFRWAAMNPAPSAEGENDGLATYLGAEPLDPALADRFSYLIEVPGWDKLTDKQRRSILRDQYKGAHDFAMAPQDLVNAVRVRLSELREDHSSLLEDYILVLLRHLAEKSVRVSTRRASTIHRNILAVHAARQVLYQQAHPDFSVYRIDWATSAITALRFSLPHIALGEAPDEFALLAAHKHAWKLADLDAENALHDLLSISDPVERCLRAFEISDRLGPAQLGDMVIEAVEKAPGEGEQKANALAFYLAMRRIPDIPLYVFEALAGPLEAWLSSIGEDAKHRSSTVRILQDAPDALKSASEEARLTFKGHLAALLNGVWDESDLQSAADQLARLWDALGLAETESGQHAQVA